The Miscanthus floridulus cultivar M001 chromosome 7, ASM1932011v1, whole genome shotgun sequence genome includes a region encoding these proteins:
- the LOC136463437 gene encoding protein SELF-PRUNING-like, giving the protein MSRVLEPLVLGKVIGEVLDHFNPTVNMLVTYNSNKQVFNGKEFFPSAVAAKPRVEVQGGDLRSFFTLVMTDPDVPGPSDPCLREHLHWIVTDIPGTTDASFGREVVSYEAPKPYIGIHRFIFVLFQQKRRQAVNPPSSKDRFSTRQFAEENDLGLPVAAVYFNAQRETAARRR; this is encoded by the exons ATGTCAAGGGTGTTGGAGCCTCTCGTTTTGGGAAAAGTGATTGGTGAGGTGCTGGACCATTTCAACCCCACGGTGAATATGTTGGTCACCTACAACTCCAACAAGCAGGTCTTCAACGGAAAAGAGTTCTTCCCTTCGGCAGTCGCCGCCAAGCCGCGTGTTGAGGTCCAAGGGGGCGACCTCAGGTCCTTCTTCACATTGGTGATGACTGACCCTGATGTTCCAGGACCTAGTGATCCCTGCCTGAGGGAGCACCTTCACTG GATTGTTACTGATATTCCTGGGACTACTGATGCTTCTTTTG GGAGAGAGGTGGTGAGCTACGAGGCCCCAAAGCCATACATTGGCATCCACAGGTTCATCTTTGTGCTGTTCCAGCAGAAGCGCCGGCAAGCTGTGAACCCGCCGTCGTCCAAGGACCGCTTCAGCACCCGCCAGTTCGCTGAGGAGAACGACCTCGGCCTCCCCGTCGCCGCCGTCTACTTCAACGCGCAGCGCGAGACCGCCGCCCGCCGGCGCTAA